One stretch of Eupeodes corollae chromosome 2, idEupCoro1.1, whole genome shotgun sequence DNA includes these proteins:
- the LOC129947172 gene encoding protein twisted gastrulation, which produces MVLRKVVSLCLVVLYAGILIISQVESCNEVVCASIVSKCMLTQSCKCEPKNCSCYKECLSCLGKKYYEECCSCVELCPKPNETRNALSKKSHVEEFDGVPELFNALITSEPEEYEWDIVTFPVDFDTVLAGPKLEKDVKYYLKSNEQDSDEILKERDHMITVNCSVIYLSPCISWNKCRQSCQSTGASSYRWFHDGCCECVGATCINYGINESRCRRCPESKDDGDDLDDIDEELQDFGDEMGPFDGTVNNQFL; this is translated from the exons atGGTGCTCCGCAAAGTAGTGTCCCTGTGCTTGGTTGTTCTGTATGCTGGAATTCTAATTATAAGTCAAGTGGAATCGTGCAATGAAGTTGTTTGTGCGTCAATTGTCTCCAAATGCATGTTAACTCAAAGTTGCAAATGTGAACCGAAAAATTGCTCCTGCTACAAAGAATGCCTCAGTTGTTTAGGAAAGAAATATTATGAGGAGTGCTGTAGTTGCGTtg agCTTTGTCCGAAACCTAACGAAACACGAAACGCATTGTCCAAGAAGTCTCACGTTGAAGAATTTGACGGGGTTCCTGAACTTTTCAATGCTTTAATAACATCTGAACCAGAAGAATATGAATGGGACATAGTCACATTTCCGGTTGACTTTGATACCGTTCTCGCGGGTCCTAAGTTGGAAAAGGACGTAAAATACTACTTAA AATCAAACGAACAGGATTCGGATGAAATACTTAAGGAACGAGATCATATGATTACAGTGAACTGTAGCGTCATCTACCTGTCTCCATGTATTTCATGGAATAAATGTCGTCAAAGTTGTCAAAGCACTGGCGCCAGCAGCTATAG atGGTTCCATGACGGCTGTTGTGAATGCGTTGGTGCAACATGCATTAACTATGGTATAAACGAAAGTCGTTGCAGACGTTGTCCCGAATCGAAGGATGATGGAGACGatttggatgatattgatgagGAGTTACAAGACTTTGGTGATGAAATGGGGCCCTTCGATGGAACTGTAAATAATCAGTTTTTATAA
- the LOC129944687 gene encoding paraplegin has product MFRSIREFSRIQNNITKILNKSVSTLPILPKQNASFSCTRKQFKLFKSEYNSIVRVLSSSFNLTPAEVRSFHKSLFSGRKSDVPRNSSDKDSPDKGAASSNSGSGSSSSNGNNGGKKDDNENEKMKSVLTKVFLWVFTVYMFLTFASLFFKRPDRPETSTRYVSWNEFVHHMLAAGEVKELIIRPDMEMVTIILHEGAIIKGRQVASSIFHMAIADASKFELKLRDVEKRLGIKEGVSITYDRQSDITGRILVLLVFFALFMALASRMKGMKSPISMDSFTQMGRAKFTLVDPLDGGRGVLFKDVAGLKEAKQEVVEFVDYLKSPEKYQTLGAKVPKGALLLGPPGCGKTLLAKAVATEAQVPFLSMNGSEFIEMIGGLGAARVRDLFQEANKRAPCIIYIDEIDAIGRARSGVGSGAGGGGGGSGESEQTLNQLLVEMDGISSKEGVLMLASTNRGDVLDKALLRPGRFDRHILIDLPSLEERKEIFEKHLSGIQLENDPSKYSERLARLTPGFSGADIANVCNEAALHAARSSQKVVLTKNLEYAVERLVGGTEKRSHALSQVERKVIAYHESGHALVGWLLPNSDVLLKVTIVPRTSLALGFAQYTPSEQKLFTKEELFDKMCMALGGRAAENLMFSRITTGAQNDLEKVTKIAYAQIKKFGMNDIIGPMYVTDADENDNGPSGDKPFSKALDNLIDREARKLVSAAYENTEKVLKTNRDKLIKLAEALLEKETLNYDEVVSLIGPPLHEKAKRMIEPVDFEDSLKNLSGEST; this is encoded by the exons atgtttaggtCTATTCGGGAGTTTTCCcgaattcaaaacaatattacaaaaattcTCAATAAGTCCGTTTCAACCCTGCCGATTCTACCAAAACAAAATGCCAGTTTTTCCTGCACTCGAAAACAA tttaaacttttcaaatcgGAATATAACTCGATTGTAAGAGTTTTAAGCAGTTCCTTTAATCTAACACCGGCCGAAGTGCGTAGTTTCCATAAATCGCTGTTTTCCGGTCGCAAAAGTGACGTTCCTCGTAATTCCAGCGACAAAGATAGTCCCGATAAAGGAGCAGCATCATCAAACAGTGGAAGcggtagcagcagcagcaatggAAACAATGGAGGAAAAAAAGATgacaatgaaaatgaaaaaatgaaatcagTTCTGACTAAGGTCTTCCTCTGGGTCTTTACTGTTTacatgtttttgacatttgcatCGCTTTTCTTCAAGAGGCCAGACAGACCAGAG aCATCAACAAGATATGTTTCTTGGAATGAGTTCGTTCACCATATGCTGGCCGCAGGTGAGGTTAAAGAGCTCATCATTCGTCCAGACATGGAGATGGTCACCATTATTCTGCATGAAGGAGCCATTATTAAAGGTCGACAAGTTGCTTCATCAATCTTCCATATGGCAATTGCAGATGCTTCGAAATTCGAGCTAAAACTACGAGATGTTGAAAAACGGTTAGGAATCAAAGAAG GTGTTTCAATAACTTATGACAGACAAAGTGATATTACTGGACGAATTTTGGTGCTTTTGGTATTCTTTGCCCTTTTCATGGCATTGGCATCTCGCATGAAAGGAATGAAAAGTCCAATCAGCATGGATTCATTT ACTCAGATGGGCCGAGCAAAGTTCACTCTAGTTGATCCTTTAGATGGTGGACGTGGAGTTCTTTTCAAAGACGTAGCTGGTCTCAAGGAAGCTAAACAGGAAGTTGTAGAATTTGTCGACTACCTTAAGTCACCGGAAAAGTATCAAACATTGGGAGCTAAAGTTCCCAAAGGAGCATTGCTGCTGGGACCACCGGGATGTGGAAAAACCCTTCTAGCCAAAGCTGTTGCTACCGAAGCTCAAGTTCCTTTTTTGAGCATGAATGGCTCTGAATTTATCGAGATGATTGGTGGTCTTGGAGCAGCAAGAGTAAGAGATCTTTTCCAAGAGGCCAACAAACGTGCTCCTTGCATAATATACATTGATGAAATCGACGCCATTGGGAGAGCAAGATCAGGTGTTGGTTCGGGAGCAGGCGGTGGCGGAGGAGGTTCTGGTGAATCGGAACAAACATTAAATCAGCTTCTAGTCGAAATGGATGGTATATCGTCAAAGGAGGGTGTTCTTATGCTGGCGAGTACGAATAGAGGTGATGTTCTGGATAAGGCACTTCTTCGACCTGGACGTTTTGATCGGCATATATTGATTGACCTTCCGTCACTGGAAGAACGAAAGGAAATATTCGAAAAACATCTGTCAGGGATCCAATTAGAAAATGATCCTAGTAAATACTCCGAACGACTTGCAAGACTGACTCCAGGCTTTTCCGGAGCAGACATTGCAAATGTTTGCAACGAAGCAGCCCTACATGCAGCTAGAAGTTCCCAAAAAGTGGTTCTAACCAAGAATCTTGAGTATGCTGTGGAGAGACTTGTTG GTGGTACTGAAAAGCGATCGCATGCTTTATCTCAAGTTGAGCGCAAGGTAATAGCCTATCATGAATCGGGGCATGCACTTGTTGGCTGGCTGTTGCCGAATTCGGATGTGCTCCTCAAGGTGACCATTGTACCGCGGACGAGTCTGGCGCTGGGTTTTGCCCAGTACACCCCGagtgaacaaaaattgtttacaaaggAAGAACTGTTTGATAAAATGTGCATGGCTCTCGGTGGGCGTGCTGCAGAAAACCTCATGTTCAGTCGTATAACAACCGGAGCTCAGAATGATCTGGAAAAGGTCACAAAGATTGCTTATGCTCag attaagAAATTCGGCATGAACGATATAATTGGTCCCATGTATGTAACAGATGCAGATGAAAATGATAATGGCCCGTCAGGTGATAAGcccttttcaaaagctttagatAATTTAATAGACCGAGAAGCTAGAAAACTGGTTTCAGCTGCATACGAAAATACTGAAAAAGTTCTCAAAACCAACAGAGACAAGCTAATTAAG ctCGCTGAAGCCTTACTGGAAAAAGAGACTTTGAATTATGATGAAGTTGTAAGTTTAATAGGACCGCCATTACATGAAAAGGCGAAACGTATGATTGAGCCAGTTGATTTTGAAGACTCACTGAAAAACCTTAGCGGGGAATCAACTTAA